From the Wolbachia endosymbiont (group B) of Protocalliphora azurea genome, one window contains:
- a CDS encoding gpW family head-tail joining protein, producing MYNEDYLIQVEQAIKKLQSGERVVSIAYGDHVVRYGEVQIKDLLELRQRIKAGLKVAGMKPKRKIVFATNKGVI from the coding sequence ATGTATAACGAAGATTATCTAATTCAAGTTGAACAAGCAATAAAGAAGCTTCAGAGTGGCGAAAGAGTAGTATCAATTGCTTATGGTGACCATGTTGTGCGGTACGGGGAAGTTCAAATAAAGGATTTATTGGAGCTCAGGCAACGAATAAAAGCGGGGTTAAAAGTTGCAGGCATGAAGCCAAAGAGGAAAATTGTTTTTGCAACAAATAAAGGAGTGATATGA